The Salvia miltiorrhiza cultivar Shanhuang (shh) chromosome 2, IMPLAD_Smil_shh, whole genome shotgun sequence DNA window AGACCAATATTCATTTACATCAACCAAAGCTGAGGCCACAGGTCTTCAAGTGGTAAAAAATGAAGAAAGGTATAGCAAAgatagcctcagaatacattATATGTGTTTTCAGCATTACACACATACCTGCTCACCAGTTTTCTCCAAGCTTTACCTTTTTCATTATTCTGTCAAACAATAATCGATTATGAGTCGCTAACAACAAGATAACCAAGAACATAGCCTAAAGCTCATACggtcatacctcatttgaaataTCAGACATTTGCAAGTGACGTACTTGTTTTACAAACTGCAAACAATTGTGTATACAATCAATTTCTTGGCACAATAATCCTTATGCATGTGGATAATATTTCACATTcacaacaaaataaaaggaccAGCATAGGAAAATGTTCTTATTCATCCCAATACAATTTAAACTGTTGCTGAAAGTAATGACGCAATCTGTATAAATCAAATACAAAATGGGCATAGGCAAAATCGGATAGAGAACTTACAGCTGTGAAATTTTTGGAACAGAATTGCAGGAAATATATTTGAGAAGGAACAAAAATGAAACGCATCAAAACAGTTGTAGCAGCAATTGATGCCCACCTAAACAAGAATCCCCCCAAAAAATTAGCCAACCACAACAAAACATTCAATTGAAGTAAAGCTAGAGCTGAAGAATTTGGTTTGAGAGAAACATCCTCACCATTCCAATCCAGCGCAACAATGAAAAACTTCAATCAAGTTCAGGTAGTTGATTGAATCTGCTGCTGCAACGGCCGCTTCATTCACCACCGGAGCTACCTCCACAGCCTTCTCCCCCACAGCACTGATCGCACCATACAGATCCCCAGCGTCATGTAGACCCTCAATGTCCGAAGGCACCTTTGAAATATTTCTATGGAAATTATGCCCATAGCCTGTTCGAAACTCAGATCGCATGAGTCGAGAGACACTTCCTGGTAGCAGGGAATTGCTGGTAATGTTTCCGGTAATCCGAAAATGGCTTCGGATCTCAGTATTCCTGTTAATGCTTTTAGCAGGCAATTCGTCGCGATCGCTACCACTCATATGTGAAAAAGAAGGGGCAAATCGCTGGTGCTGTTGATAAAACAACTTAGTTCTAGCTATGATGCTACGCCTATACGCCATTACTTCCGCGACCTacaacaataagaaatggattATGTAGAGTTACGATTTCAGATAGTTTCAGCTAACCACACCGAAATCAGCATACACATTTATATTTGTGAAAGAGATTTAAATTTTGCACTCCACTGACAACAAACAGAGTAATCATACAATATTCTACATTTTACATTGTAGAGCTTCACCACACTCTTCAAAATATCCCCAAAAGTAACTTTCCCGAACAAAATAGGTTGGAAAACCCTCTATACAGCTCGTTAATTGTTTGTGGCAAATGaataaagcaaaaaaaatagACTGCAGCAAGATATGAACACGCCAACCAACTGTTCGAAAAAAGGTACCTCAGCGTCGTAGTGAAATGATACGAAATTCGACCCTCACACCAATTTGTTCCCCAATTTTACACAACTTCCATCAGAAACGACAATAAATAGTAGATTAGAAGAAAAGATCCGCTATGGGCGCAAAAATCTTCCTAGATTTAgcaaaaattaaaagtaaaccTCAAAATTGAATGTTTTCAAGCGTATCTTTAACGGGGGTTTACGATCTCCCAAAAAAAGGCGACATGCTCTTATTAACATAAAACTGAAAATGAAAATCTTACTAGGGTTTTGGAATTGACTGATGAGGGGGAATCTCCACAGGTTTTAAGCTGTAGAGGAAAAGCTTTTAAGCTGATAATGAGTGATCTAAGTTAGCAACTCActttcttcctttttcttttcctctttaTTCCTTTCCTTTTTAGGAATTAAACTTACTAGTTTTCACGCTGCCTCAACTGCTTTCTAACCATGTCTATATATGTTATTTAGAGTGGGTTTCTAAAGTTggttgtaatattttaattgaaaaataattgagaaaaaaatttgaaaaaatattattgaagaTGAAATAATGGAAAAATgttgaaaattattttcaaattactAGCTAGCTACCCAAAGTTAATATTGAGCATTTAAGAATTTACGTACACAAGCGTTTTAATTAGTGAAACCCTACAGATCCCACAATAATTCAGAAGGATTTTTTATTGTCATGTCATTTCAACCATGGTATTTTATAGTACCTGCCATCACCATCATATCCCTTCCCTTAATAGCCATATCTCCTCTCATGAATCACCTACTTTGCAGCATACCTTTTACCCATTATACCAACTAAATTACTTTACCCAAATTCTCTTTCTCATCACCTTACACAAAATAGCTAAATTACTTTAGAACTCAATCTTTATGATGAAACAAATATTAACGGACCCAATCAAAttgataaagaacacaagatttacgtggttcgatcataaagaTCTACATTCACGGAGATTGTCGGggattttcactatattttgggGAATGATTACATTTTACATTGTGAGAATTGAATAGAAAGTGAATCCTCTAGTTTAATAATGAAAGTCTTATTTATAAGCATCAAAGTAAACCTAGCACTTGAGCCTATTTGACCCTTTGACTGctaaagcccattaattcatatAACTGGGCCTAAGCACTTATTACAATAAGTCTTTATCTTAGAACTGAGCCATCGAGGCTAATATAGAGCTGGACTATCaaagtctatatatatatatatagaagtatATATACAATTTGTGCatatgtatgagaaagcatgaatCAATGAAATAGAATGAGACCTATTgaaaatagaatttcttgtaggctttgcgGACCAAGGAGATTAGTGTTGCCTTCCTAAGACAGGTTTCTATGTTTATGATCTTCAGACTTTgtctaaccaggtgggcttacttttcaaatgtatgaacgagttatataagctctaaatgtttcatgatATGCAAATtatatccaataaaatattttgtatgttatgttatgtttaaggctcgcaaatGAATTgttcgaggttctcttatgacctaacacgttgtttgagaatcgTGTACACATGCTAGGTGACTCGGTGGGCTGATCTCCATTGGGCCCTGAcctgaggcgttataagggtgctcaacgggatgtgttccgaagcatgtaatgtaaggcctgcctgtgTAGCGTCCCGAGATCAatttcaacttgtctgagttacatCCTCAGGGCAAGTATCATGGGAGAAAATGATCCGTCgatggctaaaaggtccgggatcacagcgagtaacataATAAAATGTGATAATGGCAccaaatgaatgaaatgtttttgCATGCTTGGAAGCAACTTTAtttaaaaaccttctaagttatgttttAAATGATTAGATAAAGTGCCTttaagaaaatatgaaatgtttcaaaaaatatttgtccattgagtacattagtacttagcccaaatattatCAATTGTTTTTAGGTTGACTgactggtgctgacggggcagagctgaggctaagGTTCAACTTCATATTTAGACACTACTATGTCAGGGCAAAAGTTTCTTTTTATGTCCCTAATAACCAtatgcttttgatgtcgagtatagaatagtatctctatacttctaagaatgtcagtaacccTTAGCTCgtcgtcacactgccgcaacaaaggtacgatttaagagtttaaaaaaaaatcagaagtGTTTTATTTTAACTCTTATGAtcgaattaattcattttatgaaTTAATATCCTTTTAGTTTTATCTTTTtcattaattatcaaataagagAATTAATATAACACTACTTATATTTTCGGTTCTTTTTATTCTAAGGTTtgtcaaaattaaatttgattttgatttcaTCAAAATCAATCTTCCAAATggtattcaatttaattgccGAAAAGCAACCAAGGACATATCAACAGTTATGGAGAAATGCAAGGAGTGAAGAATCAATTCATATACTTGGAAGAACAGTGAAGATCGGATGATTAACAAGATGCAATGATGTGAAGACTTTGTCTTCCACGTTTTTAGGGATTGTTGGTTTGCATGTGTAACCAATCCTTAAACTTGGGGAGCAAGAGCTCAACCCTAGCACACGTTCTAAAACCCTAAATTGTCAATCAAGTTTTTGTGCCCTACAAGCTTAGATTCATATCTATAAATAGGGGCAGAGTTCTATTCATTTAGTACAAGTTCAAGCTACAAGATATTGAAGTGCAGGAGCTCCGAAGCTattgttcgaacatcaacaaCGACATCTAGTACAAACACACCTTGAGTGCGAGACTCATGTGCTTAACAATTCTTGAGTGGGAGACTCGTTTGTTGGGACTAGTTGATAGGTTGATTGTTGTTCTAGATTAACTTCATTAAAGTCTAGTTGTTGCTAGCATTTAGTTGATTGGATTAGAAGATATTTCTATTCTTTTCAACTCCATTCAATTAGAGGGATTCTATTGAATGGTTCATGTATCTTCATTGTAAAAGGGATTTTTATAGTGAACATACGACTGCAATTAATTAACATTACATTATAAAAATCAATCCATTGTGCGTACGTTACATTTCCGCTGCATTATGCTTTTCTATAGATTGTTGTGTACATTATTTAAACATTTTACTCAACAATTCTGTATTTGCGAGAGCAACAAAACTTTTAATTGGCATCAAGTGGCTACACTTGATACACTAAGTGTTGGATCCTTATTGTGCCTACAATGGATATGAATAATCCTGTTTTTCATAGGCCTCCGACCCTTGATGGATCGAATTATTCCTATTGAAAATCATGAATTCGTtcctatattaaaaatatagatATCTTGGCCTGAAAATTTGTAGTTGATGGATGGTCACCACCTCGTCATGTTGACGTTGATGGTGATTGTGTGTTCGAAAACTCCGAAGAATACACTAGGGAAGAATTGAGTTCTTCTAATCTTAACGAGAATGCTCTCAATGTGATCCTTTCTTAGGTGGACATGAACTTACACAAATTGGTAAAAAAATGCTCTTCAGCCAAAGACGCGTGGAGCATTCTCGAACGTCACTGTGAAGGTGATGAGAGTGTTAGTGAAACACGTCTACGAATGGATATGTCAAGGTTTGAAGCCTTGAGAATGGAGAGCAAtgaatctatatctatatctatatctatatatatatatatatataaaagatcgTTCCAATGAGATACCCTATATgtagtgagatcttagattgatttgtgggTGTTAATtttagtgttaataggcaaaaatgacCACttccttatatttttttttgtaaaaatgccctaatTTATTATACAAAACATTCTATACCCTAATTATGTGAAGCACCGAAAATGCCCTTTGATTGTGATGGGTATGCATTGTTTTCCACAAAAAGTCTCACATAtctatgacaaaagttgttaaagtgtaagaaaaacatcaatgtCATTAATTTATAGACTGATTTCGATCAAATAAGTGTTGGAAAAAGTAAAAGATAGTgtacaaaatataatattaatttatttttgaattaaatcaAGGTTTTTAAAAGTAAATCGTACGCCAATTAAtcaatggaatataaatactaaaaattacaACAATCGAGATTGGCACTCAAAACAcataaaggtaaaaaaaaaCATGTGTCTGACCGGAAAAAACCAGTGTCCGGCCGGTAAAACCTTGCGTCCGGCCGACCGGTCGgacatatttaaaaaataaattgatgataaacgacaaatatgatgtgaaatagccTTGTCAGTAAAGTTTTCACATCAAAtgctctaatttcattgaaattcaagtgaaatgaaggaatctttgtttatatatgagaTCTCGACGGACACTCTCCATTGCAAAGTGAAAAACCAATCAAACTCAATcgaaattataatattttccaagtggtgaagctattatttgtgaattctctcatcccaaatttaaaggtatgtcattttacATTTGAAATGTAATTAAAGAAGTGCTAAGTtgattattgtttattttcaatctTTTGTTTGATCCTATGTTTATGTGGattattagcatattatagcatactTTATGATTTAAAGCTACGTTTGAAGGAATATATGTGAATTAGAGCacattctatcatgttttaaagtattaattagtaattattacttacattttagttatatacatatattgctATATAATTCATGTCAACATGCTCGAAAACCATGTGTCCGCCGGAACAAGTGTCCCTGAAAATGTGTCCGGACGTGTGTCATTACAGATCATGTAATACACGACCGGACACATTTCCTCGGAAACTTTCCCGAACGGACAGATGTTTTTCGAGCGTGTTAGCATgctatatgttgtatttttacatttcattccatttacatcatatatttatttatttatttattattttttctgtagatgaatgaatatgggagatactttgtggttaattatggaggtgccttcaatggttatgagtaTATCGACGGCTCTTCTAAGGGTTTGTGTACTTTTGGAGACACCATGGCTACTATGTTGTACATGATAAATCACCTGATGTTGGATaattcattgagcactaattacaacttgtattatttgacgaagagATTAAATGATAGGGTCTACGGTAAAAATCTTCTTgccgatgacaatgatttgcttcagttgtTGGTGTCCCAACCACATTTTACTGAGATTTATGTTGTCGAAGACGAGTCCAGTGGAGGAGTGTATGTTCCTTCGTTCGATCTCCCTCAATTTTCCGCATATGGAGGTGAATCTAATGCAATATTCGAAGGTGGggacggattggaagcaatccaaaGATATGTTTATTTAGACATATCAGCTGGAGATTCACCAGCGCAAGAAATCGTTGAACCGTCGATCACTTGGGGTAATCATTAGTCAACGGATTGGCCTTCATGGGATGAGCCAAATCCGAACGTTTACTATCACCAAACAACTTAACATTCTTGGGGTCCAGCTGATAATCAATATACAGACGAGCCTCagtttgtggagaatgatgatgatataGATGAAGAATATGTTCCATCGTCTGAAGCCGAGACTGATACAAGCGCCTCTGAAGACTTGTCGGAGCCAGAGAACTTGAGAAGGACGAGGATTGAATATGCAGGTTGGGTGAATTTGCAgatcgatgacgatgatgatgaacaAGATTCTGGAGCAGAtgaactaactaattggttagttctGGTTATCCCGTTGGGCGCTGCAGCGTCACTTGTGGATATTGAAGATTATCAGCTACTACCTCGGGAGTTGTCAAGGAATTCTTATTTTAATAGCAaagatgatctgatcgttgcaatcggtatgtggaacatgaagcaggGCAAGGAATATTCTGTCACCAAATCAGACAACAGACGAATTTACTTCAAATGCAAACATTCGGATAAATGCCCCTTCAAGCTCAGTGCATCGTCTTAAGATGGATCCATTTGGGGTGTGTATAAGTTTACCAATGAGCACTCATGCGACAGTGATCTAGGGTGCGTAAAGCGAATAAAGGCCCCCGCAACAGTCGTTGCAGCATATTTAGCACAGAAAATACATGACGATTGTGAGATCTTGAAGCCGAAGGCTATCCAGTTGGAGCCGCAACGTGAGTTTGGTGTACACATCAAGTACGATGTTGGATTGCAAGCCCGTAATCTAGCGACTGAGATGGTTTATGGTCGACATGATCAATCCTTCGAGATGATGCCTAAGTGTTTATACATGTTGAGAATATCCAATCCCGGTTCATTGGTGGAGTGGGAAGTTGACCCTGATGGCTGATTCAAACACTTATTTATTGCTCTTGGAGCTGCGGTTAGTTGTTTGATGTTCAACTTACGACCAGTGATTGTAGTCGACGGCACACATTTGAAGGGAAAGAATAAGGGTATTCTGTTTGTTGCAGTGACCAAGGACGGCAACGAGAGTTTATTCCCACTCGCAAAGAGAACGATGAATCGTGGATGTATTTCATGTCGCGCATTCGACGTGTTTGTGGGCAAGCCAATCCACTTTTGATTATCTCTGATCAACATATCTCCATTGCCAATGCTATCAGGAATGAGTTACCAAATGCCACCCATGGCCTATGCTACTACCATTTGCAAAATAACATGAAGCATTACGGTAAGGCAGTGGTAGAGTTGTATCGACAAGCTGCATTTGTGTATGAGAAATCTGACTTCACTATGGCTATGAACGCCTTAAAGGTTATGAAGAGAGCCGCGTACGATAAACTAATGGGGATTGGGCCAAAAAAGTGGGCTCGTTCGATGTGGTCTATACCTGTGCGACGGTACAATTTTTTGACATCAAATGCTGCTGAAGCTTTTAATGCGAGATTGTTGTGGGCAAGAAGACTTCATATCTGCTCAATGTTAGAGGCAATCAGACTTGTTATTGAGAAATGGTTCAACGAGAGACTAAGAGCTGCACAACAAAGCAAGGAACCCTTGGCTGCTGCAGTCGGTAAAAGGGTAGTTATTAAAGTCCAAAAAAGTCATCAATACACTGCACAAAGGTTGAGTGGCTAGAAGTATAAGGTGAAAACTGGTGACAGGAGCTTTAAGGTGGATCTGGAGAAGAAAAAATGTGAATGTGGAGCATTTCAGCTAGACCAACTGCCCTGTTCTCATTCAATCGCTGCAATAAGGTACGAGCATTATTTCGTTGGTGGGTTCATGTAAATGTAAATATGTTCTAATGTTCGTTGTATTGATTATTGCCAGatgttatttttataatgaGGCAGGTGATACTATCGCGGAGTATGTAGACGATTTCTACACGAATGAATTTCTTATCGATGTTACTCTGCTTCTGTTAATCGTCTCCCGTCGAGACACCAGTGGTTGATTCCTGAGTACATCGCTGAGAGTTTTGTATTACCTCTGATTGTCACTGGACAATCGGGGCGCCCAACAGAAAGTAGACATCAAGGTGTTGGTGAAGGCAATAGCACACAAGCAGAGCAGTCTTTTAATATCAAGCGTCGTAAACCAAAGAAGTGCAGCATCTGCCGTGAAGGAGGACACACCAAGAGAACGTGCGCTGGCAGGGCGACTGAGAACATGGAGTAGTGGTTTGTATTTGTGTGTTGTAACAGTGAATgatattgattgaattatcttattattcgataatatgaaatgattaactggAAATAAAGTTCGTTGATTAACCAAAAAAATCACACATGAATTTAACAATATACAACACTAAGCAAAACCAAGTCTAGTGCATCTACTCTTCGAAGTTTCACACAATCCAAATATAGCTCTAGCGATCTTGCTCCTATATGCCATCACGTTTCTGTTACCCCACTCAATGGATGGAGAGCCAGATATCAGTCGTTCTACATACATGCAGATGAAAGGCCCGCAGCTGACAGTGTCCTGCTGCCGAAATTGATCCTCAAGTGGAGCAAACACCGCCGACATATATGGCCACTTCTCATTTGCCACTGTCGAATCAACGGATGTGTGGTCTAGCCACATCAACAACTGAAGGACACGCGACAACAATCTCAGAATAGGTAGTAGTTGCCGAACTAAAAAATTTCACCACTCGTCATTAAGATTGTGCGCTACTGGGTCATACACATACGCCTCGCAAACGGCTTCGCCCTACTGAATACAACAGAGGAGAAAATAGTGGTCAATAATAACTGGCATGAGAACCTATGACGAACCACAATGAATTGGTTTAAAATAACGATAAATCACAAATAATTAATCACAAATAATTATCTAATATATCTTTAATAATTACCTGTGAGGCATCTATCCATCCAATCATTTGACCGGGAGCAAGTTTATGGTTCGAAAGTGCTTTTCCACGTACGGCGGAGATCCAGTCTATGTGAGGCTCTCAATCTTCAACTATTCTGGTATGCGTCAATACATGCCACTCCTAGGCAAAAAATTCACTTCCTTCATATTTGGTCAATAAAGCTTCCCACTCACTCTTCGGGTATATCTGCAAATCAAACaaataatgaataatttatatctGCAccaatgaaaatataaaaataattaaagtttaCTTACAAACCAATCCGTGTCTACTATGACTGTGTTATTCTTATTGACTCCATCAAGTAAATCCCCGCAGTTGGCAAGCCTATGTCTCAACGTCAAAAAGTACAAGTCAATATACTgcaacaaagttaaaatcaGTAGGTTAGTACAAAATAATGTAACAACGTTaaatcaatagattatttacCCCAGTTGTGAATTCCTTAATGGGATTCTCCACCCGCTCGAAGTCAGCATACATCCGCAAACCGCCACTGTCCCTGACATACACCTCAAGAGCTAGCCTTACCACCTCGACAAGCATTCACCCACTTCTCATATGTGTCACTGCAGTATTGTGTCACTGGACGTGGAATTGGGCTATTAACCTAAGGCGATCTCCGAAATATAGACGGACGTCTCTCCCTCCAGCTACGACGAGGTGGCTGCTCTGCATGTTGCACTTCTTTCGTCATACTCAAACGACGCTCTTGTGACTCAGGCTTCTCCGTCTGAGCCGCCCCTGATGAACTAGATTCTCCCCACTCATATGGTGGAACAACATTGATCGGCTCAGCAAAGTATATCGGCTGCTCTGTCCAATACTCTGGTCGCAGGAAGGGGGAAGATCCATGAGGGTAGACAAAGGTCGACCAGTCAAAATTCTACACAGCCGGTGTGCAGTTGCTCTGATCCTTTATAATGTCCTTCCACTGCTCGTTATAATCCTGGGTCTCTGAAGGGTGAGAATCATAATCTGAAGGGTGTGGATCATAATTTTGGGTCTCTGGAGGGCCTGGATCGTCATTGCGGGGACCTGAAGCGCTGGGACCGACTCTGTTTCTTGGAGAAGTCCGTCGATGGTAATCATCAGGGGATTCTGACCCTCGAAAATGTTTGCTCTTGCCCTTGTCCTTTTTGCCCTTTCCCTTCAGTTTATCGTATAATTTGTTAAAGAACGTCTTCAGCTCGTTACAGATTAATGTCTTGACCCATTTACGGTCCACCTTACCCTCGCTGGGACTGGATACTGGCCGAGATCCGCTCGACGATGAAGAAGTATGCGCCCTTAGCCGCTTTCCCGGATCAATAgaatgacgagccggctcgtgggCTCGGGCATCCATCACAGGGCCCCGAACACTCTGGCTGCAAGTCATACGAGGTTGTCTAGATACCTCTTCCTCGTCCCTGCGCTCCTCCACAACACGGGCTCTGGTGTGCTGTGAAAATTGGACACACCAAGCTAATGGGTTCTCGGGGCATTTGAATCTCACCGAGAGTTCACCCAGTGTCAACGCTGATATGAAATAGTCACTCTCCATATCATGTTCATCGGGGTTCAAATCCATTACACCACCCTAGAAAGCAACATAGACAATATTTTAGAACATAAGTAAAAACCAGTAACGGTGAAACACTAAATTTGAAATAACTGATTACCTGTCCCTCAAATAGATCTTGTAAACCGTGAAGCCGGGGCTTACCCCTAAAAGTCCATCTAAAAAATCTTAGGTGCGCTGTCGAATTACCACTAGATGCTGCCACCATCTGTTCGAAGCCCAGGACGCACTCCAATGCCCAAACAAATAAAGCTTACGAAGGACAGTAGAAGTGATACTTCTCGCTGGTTCCTACCTCTGTCGTATAATGGTGTAACATTTTATATGAATACGCGCCccaggggaatctatcaaatgccTCCAAATCGTCTACCAACACCCAAACCCACAGTTGTACACGCGTATCCAACCCAAGAATAATGGTGTGAGCTACACACACGAGCACAGCACGAAGGTACATCCTATCATCATCATCTACTCGACGATCCAAATCGCACACACGTTTAATGAGCGCGTGTACGGTCATAGTTCGCCTACCGCAAAATCTTCAGTAAGCTTCTACGCGACTGCAGTCGTGCTGTAATGTCGCATCAAACGTCGTTGGACCGAAATTGAGCCCAGTGACTATTGCGTAGTTTGCGGGGGAAAAGCTGACTCGTGCTCCGCACAGAAAGAACCACATCTCATTATTTTCTAACTCAATCTGTCTCGATATAACCTGGTGCAATGCTCTATTGCTCTTCATGCCGGGTCTCCAATCAGTGAAATTGCCAAAACATGACGCTCTAAACCTTCCCAATAACCATTCATTGCCGACCAAAAATAAAGTGTGCATCAGCTCCGGAAAAGAAGTATCCCTATAGTATGTGCTGATAGTTATCTCTTTCTGGTCAATAGTGTTGGGACGAAGATATGGGACAGCcgcctattcatttacaaaataaaaatcatattaaattcagtaaaatagtaaaaaaaaacaatataaacAGAAAAATTCATAAAAAACATGAAAATATGGATAAaaaacatgtgtccggccggtgaagtggtCGGaaacatgtgtccggccgtaAAAAAAAGTACTGGTCAGACACATTTTTTcggccacttcaccggccggacacatggtTTTTATCCATATTTTCATGTTTTACAGACAATGTCAAAATTAaaagttagaaaaaaaaaattatatcaaaaaTGCCTAATTCGAAACTCATCTATATCAAAATGCACAAACTAACATCTCATCTATATAATTTCATAAAGCAATACTAATTCTCGACAAAATGAACACTGTTAActtcatatataattttatatcaagCAATATACATAAAACAATTCATACCAAGCAATTattcgttaaaaaataaataattaattaactacacTTTTGTGAGAAACTTCACATATAATTATtcgttaaaaaataatgaattaattaacaaTCATAGTTAAACAATTTAATTCATACCAAGCAAtactaattcaataattaacacttaaacaatataattaaattaaattcagtaaaatacaaataattaatataaagatactAATAGATAAAACGGAAGATTTTATGCCGATATagcatgtgtccggccggtgtaGTGCCCGGAAAAATGTGTCCAACCGGGTACATTTTCGGTAAACAATGTTACGGACGGACACATTTTTCCGGGCACTTCACCGGACGGACACATGTTATTTCCACATAAAATCGAGTTTTACACAATTTCATAGTTAATGcttaactaaaaaaataaaaacct harbors:
- the LOC131012485 gene encoding mitochondrial inner membrane protein OXA1-like isoform X1, with the translated sequence MLIRACRLFLGDRKPPLKIRLKTFNFEVAEVMAYRRSIIARTKLFYQQHQRFAPSFSHMSGSDRDELPAKSINRNTEIRSHFRITGNITSNSLLPGSVSRLMRSEFRTGYGHNFHRNISKVPSDIEGLHDAGDLYGAISAVGEKAVEVAPVVNEAAVAAADSINYLNLIEVFHCCAGLEWWASIAATTVLMRFIFVPSQIYFLQFCSKNFTAFVKQVRHLQMSDISNENNEKGKAWRKLVSSYDKLHGRGLMASVISGIWFYVWVSYMANNVPSFTTGGTLWFTDLTACGHTDLPILMALTLWLRLELHPFGYLEGESPCTSRNMLVAVSAYLAAVAGGFPTAVYCYWLTSNLFSIAFGAVMMDPRVRKLLGISYKSSEADK
- the LOC131012485 gene encoding mitochondrial inner membrane protein OXA1-like isoform X2, producing the protein MAYRRSIIARTKLFYQQHQRFAPSFSHMSGSDRDELPAKSINRNTEIRSHFRITGNITSNSLLPGSVSRLMRSEFRTGYGHNFHRNISKVPSDIEGLHDAGDLYGAISAVGEKAVEVAPVVNEAAVAAADSINYLNLIEVFHCCAGLEWWASIAATTVLMRFIFVPSQIYFLQFCSKNFTAFVKQVRHLQMSDISNENNEKGKAWRKLVSSYDKLHGRGLMASVISGIWFYVWVSYMANNVPSFTTGGTLWFTDLTACGHTDLPILMALTLWLRLELHPFGYLEGESPCTSRNMLVAVSAYLAAVAGGFPTAVYCYWLTSNLFSIAFGAVMMDPRVRKLLGISYKSSEADK
- the LOC131012485 gene encoding mitochondrial inner membrane protein OXA1-like isoform X3 produces the protein MLIRACRLFLGDRKPPLKIRLKTFNFEVAEVMAYRRSIIARTKLFYQQHQRFAPSFSHMSGSDRDELPAKSINRNTEIRSHFRITGNITSNSLLPGSVSRLMRSEFRTGYGHNFHRNISKVPSDIEGLHDAGDLYGAISAVGEKAVEVAPVVNEAAVAAADSINYLNLIEVFHCCAGLEWWASIAATTVLMRFIFVPSQIYFLQFCSKNFTAFVKQVRHLQMSDISNENNEKGKAWRKLVSSYDKLHGRGLMASVISGIWFYVWVSYMANNVPSFTTGGTLWFTDLTACGHTDLPILMALTLWLRLELHPFGYLEGCILLLVDQQPLFNSIWSCDDGSSSSEIAGDII